A genomic segment from Juglans regia cultivar Chandler chromosome 14, Walnut 2.0, whole genome shotgun sequence encodes:
- the LOC109018584 gene encoding protein UPSTREAM OF FLC-like produces the protein MAVATRGRATELQLPNKWKDREISPDRTKVWTEPKVKTDRRSVPVVYYLSRNGQLEHPHFMEVPLSTPDGLYLRDVINRLNLLRGKGMATMYSWSSKRSYKNGFVWHDLAENDFICPAHGKEYVLKGSEVLDTCLSRAVHGTASSRSLRPPEINKSDEDSDFPVVTRRRNQSWSSIDLNEYKVYKAESSGESTGKAAADASTQTDEKRRRRRSVREKEDEEDARQEKAQRETCQSRSTELSRDEISPPPSDSSPETLESLMKADGRIVICSSGANGDSSNPPTAEICPSGRAKASSVLMQLISCGSISFKDCGNMAAKDEGFSLIGHYKARLPRGAGNNGSNSNNHVGTSRGITSFAGLKLEDKEYFSGSLIETKKKEEVVPHLKRSSSYNSDRTSQLQLTEEETEGARTKCIPRKPRALPTKKKEGNNDGSRLNGSESQGGNKLKS, from the exons atggCGGTGGCTACCAGAGGAAGAGCGACAGAGCTGCAGCTTCCGAACAAGTGGAAGGACAGAGAGATTAGCCCGGATAGAACCAAGGTCTGGACCGAGCCTAAGGTTAAGACCGATAGAAGATCGGTCCCCGTCGTTTATTACCTGTCCAGGAATGGTCAGCTCGAGCACCCTCACTTCATGGAGGTCCCTCTTTCCACTCCCGACGGTCTCTATCTCAGAG ATGTAATCAACCGCTTGAACCTCCTCCGCGGAAAAGGCATGGCTACCATGTACTCCTGGTCATCCAAACG GAGCTACAAAAACGGCTTCGTTTGGCACGACCTCGCGGAGAACGATTTCATATGCCCGGCGCACGGCAAAGAGTACGTTCTCAAAGGCTCTGAGGTCCTCGACACCTGTCTGAGCCGTGCGGTACACGGAACGGCATCATCGCGTTCCCTGAGGCCTCCGGAGATAAACAAGTCCGATGAGGATTCCGATTTCCCGGTGGTCACGCGGAGAAGGAATCAATCGTGGAGCTCGATCGATCTCAACGAGTACAAGGTCTACAAGGCCGAGTCTTCGGGTGAGTCAACCGGAAAGGCTGCCGCCGACGCGTCGACTCAGACCGACGAGAAGCGAAGAAGACGCAGATCGGTCAGGGagaaagaagacgaagaagatgcGCGCCAAGAGAAAGCTCAACGCGAAACGTGCCAGAGTCGAAGCACGGAGCTGAGCAGGGACGAGATCTCGCCACCGCCTTCGGATTCGAGCCCCGAAACGCTAGAGTCTCTGATGAAGGCCGACGGAAGGATAGTGATTTGCTCAAGTGGGGCTAATGGTGACAGTTCGAATCCACCAACGGCGGAGATTTGTCCAAGTGGGAGGGCGAAGGCGTCGTCGGTTCTGATGCAGTTGATATCGTGCGGGTCAATCTCGTTCAAGGACTGTGGGAACATGGCAGCGAAGGATGAAGGGTTCTCGTTGATTGGGCACTACAAGGCGAGGTTGCCCCGCGGAGCAGGGAATAATGGCAGTAATAGTAATAATCACGTGGGGACTTCGAGGGGAATTACAAGTTTCGCGGGCCTGAAATTGGAAGACAAGGAGTATTTTAGCGGGAGCTTGATTGAGACCAAGAAGAAAGAGGAGGTTGTTCCACATTTGAAGAGGTCTTCTTCCTACAATTCAGATCG GACCTCGCAATTGCAATTGACGGAAGAAGAGACGGAAGGAGCGCGCACGAAATGCATACCGAGGAAACCGAGGGCACTGCCAACGAAGAAGAAAGAGGGTAACAACGATGGCTCGCGTCTCAACGGCAGTGAGAGTCAAGGAGGGAACAAATTAAAGAGTTGA